One window of Branchiostoma lanceolatum isolate klBraLanc5 chromosome 8, klBraLanc5.hap2, whole genome shotgun sequence genomic DNA carries:
- the LOC136440216 gene encoding calcium-regulated heat-stable protein 1-like — MASPMKVPLSTSPLASSPLGSSPLAHSPRRSPMSPGKDGFLLPSPLPTRRTRTRSTSLRASAGPMKHGIVKDFCRQKGHGFIKPSDGSPDIFVHISDIDGEYVLKDGDEVTYKECPIPPKNIKVQAIEVTITNLAPGTTHERWEDYNPRDHIHDP, encoded by the exons ATGGCGTCCCCGATGAAGGTTCCCCTGAGCACGTCCCCCCTGGCGTCCTCGCCCCTAGGGTCGTCGCCCCTGGCCCACTCCCCGCGGAGGTCGCCCATGTCTCCGGGTAAGGACGGTTTCCTGCTGCCCAGCCCCCTCCCCACCAGGAGGACTCGCACCAGATCAAC GTCACTACGTGCCTCGGCAGGGCCAATGAAACACGGGATTGTGAAGGATTTCTGCCGACAGAAAGGCCATGGCTTCATCAAACCATCAGACGGATCCCCCGACATCTTTGTGCACATCTCAGA TATTGATGGCGAGTATGTCTTGAAAGACGGAGACGAGGTGACCTATAAGGAGTGCCCCATTCCTCCCAAGAACATCAAGGTCCAGGCTATCGAGGTGACGATCACCAACCTGGCGCCGGGAACCACCCACGAGAGGTGGGAGGACTACAACCCACGCGACCACATACACGACCCCTGA
- the LOC136440214 gene encoding phosphomannomutase 2-like, whose translation MASRDTSTLCLFDVDGTLTAARQQITPAMEEFLMKLKEKVVVGLVGGSDFVKIAEQMKGDDVVKKFDYLFAENGLVAYKDGKLVGKMSIQDHMGEEKLQSFINFCLQYMSKLTLPVKRGTFIEFRSGLINVCPVGRSCSQEERIQFNQYDQEHKIRETFVAELRKQFPDTGLVFSIGGQISIDAFPKGWDKTYCLNHVEKDGYKTIHFFGDKTMPGGNDHEIFADPRTIGHTVTSPDDTRAQLEKLFFSN comes from the exons ATGGCTTCCAGAGACACGTCTACCCTGTGTTTATTCGACGTGGACGGGACTTTGACGGCAGCTAGACAG CAAATCACACCGGCCATGGAGGAGTTTCTCATGAAGCTGAAGGAGAAGGTTGTGGTGGGACTGGTAGGAGGGTCAGACTTTGTCAAGATTGCAGAACAGATGAAAGGAGACGACG tTGTGAAGAAGTTTGACTACCTGTTTGCTGAGAACGGGCTGGTGGCTTACAAGGACGGGAAACTTGTTGGGAAGATG AGCATCCAGGATCACATGGGCGAGGAGAAACTCCAGTCTTTCATCAACTTCTGTCTACAGTACATGTCCAAACTCACTCTGCCGGTCAAGAG GGGGACGTTTATAGAGTTCCGTAGTGGACTGATCAATGTGTGTCCTGTTGGCCGGAGTTGCTCACAGGAGGAGAGGATACAGTTTAACCAGTACGATCAG gaaCACAAGATCAGGGAGACATTTGTAGCGGAACTGCGTAAACAGTTTCCTGACACAGGACTGGTCTTCTCCATAG GTGGACAGATCAGTATCGATGCCTTCCCTAAAGGCTGGGACAAGACCTACTGTCTGAACCATGTAGAAAAGGACGGCTACAAAACCATCCATTTCTTCGGAGACAAGACGATGCCT GGTGGCAATGACCATGAGATCTTTGCTGACCCCCGGACAATCGGCCACACAGTGACCAGTCCAGACGACACACGAGCACAGCTGGAGAAACTCTTCTTCAGCAACTAG
- the LOC136440212 gene encoding mRNA export factor GLE1-like, translating to MEEKMSVLEELGRTSKGRLRYSKDVDIGDDAGWLGRLVVRINDVDQVLSALETELNSEQNGESPRSESPQGLSPPKTSAQRGTQPKETIRASAKTSQDMRPKIIPPPPAADSLENGGDNVRAQLQKTVSMYEQERLETVKETVVKQQIQVEQQITGLWQQVQQQLSILQDQHRLNSRKQQDKVNNLLLHRGEKSQQRIQQLEEDHRRRAKHLDAQLQEAIVRQTQQQRRKQAYALEKLRQLIKQQEESNEAAQAMTTLLSNFGQKDTLPADVLNDAHRAVMLTSNLTRQVSAASEAGGTTDQVLHLAQTTLAEVKAIQTKVVQAVEKAQEEARKAEERVRQAQEQARAQAAEQEKQEALKQAEKAAAEKAAAKAASSAKPAVPSDSKEAFLTTYTQTIKKYRDLQTNLDNCVQSCLPLAKPSDSQLKKYAFDLQKAVNTPLNAISSHSASHVTDKLGRLCRLLQGQQVEVSDKRVSATSHPLAIVYCKELLARKFMKQGVEQIASNHESAFPIAAVAVGVWMEFPDVGQLLMAHLHRACPYIVPFYPPKMDGQSDEDFYKSKGYAYKEGTVEKQDKFLKRMSGIMRLYAAIVQTDTGSKKHPHGVAHGWCWLSSVINLDPEMDVTATLLYDFLQVAGHALMKAYGKQFHKLLHILCRDYFTQIQRVTGAGQGGPVSRLKGLLEECIKTQRIATPKGMLTSVFWTS from the exons ATGGAAGAAAAGATGTCCGTCTTAGAAGAACTCGGGAGGACTAGCAAAGGTCGACTGCGGTATTCCAAAGACGTAGACATCGGAGACGACGCCGGCTGGTTGGGCAGACTGGTGGTCAGGATCAACGATGTAGATCAGGTGCTGTCTGCTCTTGAAACGGAACTAAACAGCGAGCAGAACGGAGAATCGCCGAGATCTGAGAGTCCACAGGGACTGTCTCCTCCTAAAACATCAGCACAAAGGGGCACTCAACCTAAAGAAACCATCCGTGCAAGCGCGAAAACATCTCAGGACATGCGTCCAAAGATTATACCACCACCACCAGCAGCAGACTCGTTGGAGAATGGAGGAGACAACGTCAGGGCACAGCTCCAGAAAACCGTCTCCATGTACGAGCAAGAACGACTGGAAACAGTCAAGGAAACAGTCGTGAAACAGCAGATACAGGTGGAGCAGCAGATAACAG GTCTGTGGCAGCAGGTACAGCAGCAGCTGTCCATCCTACAGGACCAGCACAGACTGAACAGCAGGAAACAGCAGGACAAGGTCAACAACCTCCTGCTGCACCGGGGAGAAAAGAGCCAACAGCGGATCCAGCAGTTAGAGGAGGACCATCGACGGAGAGCCAAGCATCTAGACGCACAGCTACAGGAGGCCATCGTACGGCAAACCCAGCAACAGCGCAGAAAGCAGGCGTATGCGCTGGAGAAGTTAAGGCAGCTGATAAAACAGCAAGAAGAGTCAAACGAGGCAGCACAGGCCATGACAACTCTCCTCAGCAACTTTGGTCAGAAGGACACTCTACCTGCAGATGTATTGAACGATGCACACAGAGCGGTGATGTTAACATCCAACCTGACAAGGCAGGTGTCTGCAGCTAGCGAGGCTGGTGGTACGACTGACCAAGTGCTCCATCTTGCTCAAACCACCCTTGCCGAGGTCAAGGCCATACAGACGAAGGTGGTCCAAGCGGTAGAGAAGGCCCAAGAGGAGGCCAGGAAAGCTGAAGAGAGAGTGCGACAGGCTCAGGAGCAGGCCAGGGCCCAGGCTGCTGAACAGGAAAAACAAGAGGCTCTGAAACAGGCAGAGAAGGCAGCCGCTGAGAAGGCAGCAGCAAAAGCTGCATCTTCAGCTAAACCAGCCGTCCCGTCCGACTCCAAGGAAGCGTTTCTAACCACTTATACACAAACTATTAAAAAGTACAGGGATCTACAAACCAACCTGGACAACTGTGTCCAGTCCTGCCTCCCCCTGGCCAAACCGTCAGACTCGCAGTTGAAGAAGTATGCGTTTGACCTGCAGAAGGCTGTGAACACACCCTTGAACGCCATCTCCTCCCACTCAGCCAGCCACGTGACAGACAAGCTGGGCCGGCTGTGCAGGCTACTGCAGGGTCAGCAGGTGGAGGTGAGCGACAAGAGGGTCTCAGCCACCAGCCACCCCTTGGCAATCGTCTACTGCAAGGAACTCCTGGCCAGGAAGTTCATGAAACAGGGCGTCGAGCAGATCGCGTCCAACCACGAGTCTGCCTTCCCCATTGCTGCTGTCGCGGTCGGCGTGTGGATGGAGTTCCCTGACGTAGGGCAGCTGCTGATGGCTCACTTGCACCGTGCGTGCCCGTACATCGTGCCGTTCTACCCCCCCAAGATGGACGGCCAGTCGGACGAGGACTTCTACAAGTCCAAGGGATACGCCTACAAGGAGGGAACGGTAGAGAAGCAGGACAAGTTCCTCAAGCGCATGTCGGGCATCATGCGGCTGTACGCCGCCATCGTGCAGACCGACACGGGGTCCAAGAAGCACCCTCACGGCGTGGCCCACGGCTGGTGCTGGCTGTCCAGTGTGATTAACCTTGACCCTGAGATGGACGTGACGGCCACCTTGCTGTATGATTTCCTACAG GTTGCCGGCCACGCGCTGATGAAGGCCTATGGGAAGCAGTTCCACAAGCTGCTGCACATCCTGTGTAGAGACTACTTCACGCAGATCCAGAGGGTGACGGGCGCAGGCCAGGGGGGGCCTGTGTCCAGGCTGAAGGGACTGCTGGAGGAGTGTATCAAGACTCAGAGAATCGCCACACCTAAAGGGATGCTAACCTCCGTCTTCTGGACATCATAG